The following proteins are co-located in the Sphaeramia orbicularis chromosome 24, fSphaOr1.1, whole genome shotgun sequence genome:
- the LOC115415389 gene encoding uncharacterized protein LOC115415389, translating into MMWSSQLHRAATSSSHWGSSQLSEAAGMKINTSKSEAMVLSRKRVECPLRVGEDVLSQVDEFKYLRILFTSEGRMEREVDRQIGAASTVMRTLNLSVVVKRELSQKAMLSIYWLIYVPTLTYGHELWVMTKMRFLHRVAGLSLTDRVRSLDIWEGLGVESLLLHVERSHLRWFGHLVRMPPGRLPGERFGACLSRRRPRG; encoded by the coding sequence ATGATGTGGTCCTCTCAGCTTCATCGAGCAGCGACCTCCAGCTCTCACTGGGGCAGTTCGCAGCTGAGTGAAGCGGCTGGGATGAAGATCaacacctccaagtctgaggccatggtcctcagccGGAAAAGGGTCGAGTGTCCACTCCGGGTTGGGGAGGATGTCCTGTCTCAGGTGGACGAGTTCAAGTATCTCAGGATCTTATTTacgagtgagggtaggatggagcggGAGGTTGACAGGCAGATTGGGGCAGCATCTACAGTGATGCGGACACTAAACCTGtccgttgtggtgaagagggagctaagccaaAAGGCGatgctctcgatttactggttgATCTACGTTccaaccctcacctatggtcatgagctttgggtaaTGACCAAAATGAGATTCCTTCACAGGGTGGCCGGGCTCAGCCTTacagatagggtgaggagtttgGACATTTGGGAGGGACTTGGAGTAGAGTCGCTGCTCCTCCATGTCGAGAGAAGCCACTtgaggtggttcgggcatctagtgaggatgcctcctggacgcctccctggggagagGTTTGGGGCATGTCtatccaggaggagacctcggggctga